A DNA window from Iodobacter ciconiae contains the following coding sequences:
- a CDS encoding IS110 family transposase, translating to MFYLGMDVAKAKLDCYLLTQLDPLKGKAKVVTNTAKGLADLLAWLTKNHIPHDQLHVTMEATGVYHELAATLLHDAGVCVSIANPAQVKHFGQGLAVRTKTDGVDSQVLARYCAMINPAAWLPPPPEARILKGFLARREAILQDLLREQNRQEKAQSTVTPELIHQSINDSIAFLNAQLKKLQSQIDDHIDRHPGLKNDLDLLQSIPAIGPQSGTQLLAVMHMHQFNTAEQLSAYLGLVPVERQSGSSLLGRAKLSKAGPSQIRAVLYMAAIVATKYNPHVKALFERLLARGKSKMSALGACMRKLVHLSFGVLKTQKKYQAEYQNA from the coding sequence ATGTTTTATCTTGGTATGGATGTGGCTAAAGCTAAACTCGATTGTTATTTGCTAACCCAGCTTGACCCGCTCAAAGGCAAAGCCAAAGTCGTTACCAATACCGCCAAAGGTCTCGCCGATTTACTGGCCTGGCTGACTAAAAATCACATCCCTCATGATCAGTTGCACGTCACCATGGAAGCCACTGGCGTGTATCACGAATTAGCCGCTACGCTGCTACATGATGCTGGCGTGTGCGTCTCGATTGCCAATCCCGCACAGGTCAAACATTTTGGCCAAGGCCTCGCTGTTCGCACCAAAACCGATGGCGTTGATAGCCAAGTGCTGGCACGTTACTGCGCCATGATTAACCCTGCCGCGTGGCTGCCTCCGCCGCCCGAAGCCCGCATTTTGAAAGGGTTTCTTGCCCGCCGCGAAGCGATTCTGCAAGACTTGCTGCGCGAACAAAATCGCCAAGAAAAAGCACAGTCGACTGTTACACCAGAGCTGATTCATCAGTCGATTAACGACAGCATCGCCTTTCTAAACGCGCAACTCAAAAAGCTGCAAAGCCAAATCGACGATCACATCGACCGCCATCCAGGACTGAAAAATGACCTAGATTTACTACAAAGCATCCCTGCAATTGGACCGCAAAGTGGGACACAATTGTTGGCTGTGATGCACATGCATCAGTTCAATACAGCCGAACAACTATCGGCCTATTTGGGCTTGGTGCCGGTCGAGCGACAATCAGGTTCGTCACTATTAGGTCGCGCTAAACTGTCCAAAGCTGGCCCTTCGCAAATACGTGCAGTACTTTATATGGCCGCTATTGTTGCCACAAAATACAACCCCCACGTCAAAGCCTTATTTGAACGTTTGCTTGCCCGAGGCAAGAGCAAAATGTCTGCCTTGGGCGCTTGCATGCGCAAACTGGTACACCTGAGCTTCGGCGTGCTGAAAACACAGAAAAAGTATCAAGCTGAGTATCAAAATGCTTGA
- a CDS encoding ferritin-like domain-containing protein gives MKSIRHQALLALQMANHSDKVALVRAIEDQHLLACDEQIISTGQTPGLNERPPLVPPMDVPRRKISTPEGHAALIHALAHIEFNAINLALDILWRFAGLPEDFYRDWLKVAREEAYHFELLQEHLQTLGYAYGDFAAHNGLWDMAERTRDDLLARLALVPRTLEARGLDVTPQIRDRLGHRGDKAGAAILDIILRDEVGHVAIGNRWYKALCEERGLDTIAAYRQLALQYQAAKQRGPFNLEARRAAGFSEEELAVLQLQD, from the coding sequence ATGAAATCCATCCGTCACCAAGCCTTGCTCGCGCTGCAAATGGCTAATCATAGCGATAAAGTAGCCCTTGTGCGTGCTATCGAAGATCAGCATCTTCTTGCTTGTGATGAACAAATTATCAGTACCGGGCAAACACCGGGTTTGAATGAGCGCCCGCCTTTGGTGCCACCGATGGATGTGCCACGCCGTAAAATCAGCACGCCGGAAGGGCATGCCGCTCTGATCCATGCTCTGGCGCATATTGAATTTAATGCCATTAATCTGGCGCTTGATATTTTGTGGCGCTTTGCAGGGCTGCCCGAAGATTTTTACCGCGATTGGTTAAAAGTAGCCCGCGAAGAGGCTTATCATTTTGAGTTGCTGCAAGAGCACTTGCAGACGCTGGGCTACGCCTATGGTGATTTTGCGGCACATAACGGTTTATGGGATATGGCAGAAAGAACCCGTGATGATTTGCTGGCAAGGCTGGCGCTGGTGCCTCGCACGCTTGAGGCGCGGGGTCTGGATGTCACACCACAAATTCGTGACCGGCTAGGGCATCGGGGGGACAAGGCAGGTGCCGCCATTTTGGATATTATCCTGAGAGACGAAGTGGGCCATGTAGCCATTGGCAATCGCTGGTATAAGGCTCTGTGTGAGGAGCGGGGTTTGGACACAATTGCGGCCTACCGGCAGCTAGCTCTGCAGTATCAGGCAGCAAAACAGCGTGGGCCATTTAATTTAGAAGCACGCAGAGCAGCAGGGTTTAGCGAGGAAGAGCTAGCGGTTTTACAGTTGCAGGATTAG
- a CDS encoding cache domain-containing protein: MNGQAGMTLRTRLVWVAGITLLAFILMGSLMLFHFKDEMLDSRKDKVRNLAEAAQTVVAHFEQLSREGKMDQASAQAAALQALKAIRYDKKEYFWVNDLNPKMLMHAIKPELEGKDLSQLKDPNGKALFLEMVQVVKSEGAGFVNYQWSKPGHSGPVDKISYVQGFSPWGWVIGTGIYIDDVDAKFRSVLWVILPLGLLMMGLVALTLLMLGRSLFKLLGGEPQAAVALARSVASGRLDQLVACKDDDKDSLMASLRDMQQTLRSMIAEVLSGAGQMSTAASSLSHSSAEVARRSNEQSESASAMAAAVEEMSVSIDHVTANTSDARGLAESAREMSGHGALVIHRATSEVHKIAELVKGSAVRIEELGRQSDKITSIVSTIKEIADQTNLVSCSLWWLATTTRGKVSLGPTLRH; this comes from the coding sequence ATGAACGGGCAAGCTGGTATGACTTTACGCACCAGACTGGTGTGGGTTGCAGGTATTACTTTGCTGGCGTTTATATTGATGGGTAGCCTGATGCTGTTTCATTTCAAAGATGAAATGCTCGATAGCCGGAAAGATAAAGTTCGTAATTTAGCCGAGGCTGCGCAAACGGTAGTGGCGCATTTTGAGCAGCTCAGCCGGGAAGGAAAAATGGATCAGGCCAGCGCGCAAGCTGCTGCGCTACAGGCCTTGAAGGCGATTCGTTATGATAAAAAAGAGTATTTCTGGGTTAATGATCTTAATCCGAAAATGCTGATGCATGCCATCAAGCCAGAGCTTGAAGGTAAGGATCTGTCTCAGCTGAAAGATCCGAATGGTAAGGCGTTGTTTCTGGAAATGGTCCAGGTGGTTAAAAGTGAGGGTGCAGGCTTTGTTAACTACCAGTGGAGTAAGCCGGGGCACTCCGGGCCGGTGGATAAGATTTCCTATGTGCAAGGTTTTTCACCCTGGGGCTGGGTGATTGGCACCGGTATTTACATTGATGACGTTGATGCGAAGTTTCGCTCTGTTTTATGGGTGATTTTGCCGTTGGGTTTACTGATGATGGGGTTGGTGGCACTGACTCTTCTGATGCTTGGGCGCTCATTATTTAAGTTGCTTGGCGGCGAGCCCCAGGCAGCGGTGGCGCTGGCCAGAAGTGTGGCAAGTGGGCGCTTGGATCAGCTTGTTGCCTGTAAGGATGATGATAAAGACAGCCTGATGGCCAGTTTGCGGGATATGCAGCAGACTTTACGCTCCATGATTGCCGAGGTGCTGAGCGGTGCAGGGCAGATGAGTACGGCGGCAAGCAGCCTGAGCCATAGTTCGGCAGAAGTGGCCCGCCGCTCGAATGAGCAGAGCGAATCAGCATCGGCTATGGCGGCTGCGGTAGAAGAAATGTCGGTGTCGATTGATCATGTCACGGCAAACACCAGTGATGCCCGTGGTTTGGCCGAAAGTGCCAGGGAAATGTCGGGGCACGGAGCGCTGGTGATTCACCGTGCGACATCTGAAGTACATAAAATTGCCGAACTGGTGAAAGGCTCGGCGGTCAGAATCGAAGAATTAGGACGGCAGTCAGATAAGATCACTTCGATTGTCAGTACGATTAAGGAAATTGCCGATCAGACTAACCTTGTATCTTGTTCCCTGTGGTGGTTAGCTACTACCACACGAGGCAAAGTGAGTTTGGGCCCAACCTTAAGGCATTGA
- the mnmH gene encoding tRNA 2-selenouridine(34) synthase MnmH, which yields MKNLLVTLADLPAFEEVIDVRTPLEYADDHIPGAINAPVLSNEERVIVGTLYKQDPFAATKLGAGLVAKNLGIHLATTFKDRPKNWRPLIYCWRGGKRSGSMTTWFNLIGWKARQLAGGYKAYRGQVLQQLEALPAALRFIVLAGHTGCGKTRLLHALAQNGAQTLDLEGLAKHRGSVLGSFPAASQPSQKSFDSQLIRQLSLFDHTRPVFVEAESKRVGKIHLPASLMLAIRAADCILLQASFTDRIRFLCDDYASLFDDPASFKIKLSRLVEMHGKVVLAHWNELIDQGQKAELFSELISLHYDPAYKRSSQGNYLRLSDARPLVIDPSGDLSACAKQLIVDLAA from the coding sequence GTGAAAAATTTATTGGTAACCTTAGCTGATCTTCCCGCTTTTGAAGAGGTGATCGATGTACGCACCCCGCTTGAATATGCAGATGACCATATTCCCGGGGCAATCAACGCGCCGGTACTCAGCAATGAAGAGCGCGTGATTGTTGGCACCCTGTATAAACAAGACCCTTTTGCCGCCACCAAGCTGGGCGCGGGCCTGGTGGCCAAGAATCTTGGCATTCATCTTGCCACCACCTTTAAAGACAGGCCCAAAAACTGGAGACCGCTGATTTATTGCTGGCGCGGCGGCAAGCGCTCCGGATCGATGACCACCTGGTTTAATCTGATCGGCTGGAAAGCGCGGCAACTGGCAGGCGGCTACAAGGCTTATCGCGGCCAGGTACTGCAGCAATTGGAAGCGCTGCCTGCGGCCTTGCGCTTTATTGTTCTGGCCGGGCACACCGGCTGCGGCAAGACCCGCTTACTGCATGCGCTGGCACAAAATGGCGCGCAAACACTGGATCTGGAAGGCTTGGCCAAACATCGCGGCTCAGTCCTTGGCAGCTTTCCTGCTGCAAGCCAGCCATCACAAAAAAGCTTTGACAGCCAGCTAATCCGCCAGCTGTCCCTGTTTGACCACACCCGGCCGGTGTTTGTAGAGGCCGAAAGCAAACGTGTTGGCAAAATCCACCTGCCCGCCAGCCTGATGTTGGCAATTCGCGCCGCTGATTGCATCTTGCTGCAAGCCAGCTTTACAGACCGGATCCGCTTTTTATGTGACGATTACGCCAGCCTGTTTGATGATCCGGCCAGCTTTAAAATCAAGCTATCCCGCCTGGTTGAAATGCACGGTAAAGTGGTTTTAGCCCACTGGAACGAGCTGATTGATCAAGGCCAGAAAGCCGAGCTATTTAGCGAACTGATCAGCCTGCACTACGACCCCGCCTACAAGCGCAGCAGCCAGGGCAATTACCTCAGGCTAAGCGATGCAAGGCCGCTGGTAATTGACCCATCCGGTGATTTAAGCGCCTGCGCCAAACAATTGATTGTGGACTTAGCTGCGTAA
- a CDS encoding NAD(P)/FAD-dependent oxidoreductase, with amino-acid sequence MTALKRIVIVGGGAGGLELAVKLGEKLGRKGKAHITLIDAARTHIWKPLLHQVAAGTLDSHADELEYIALARWHHFDFRLGRMTGLDRDTKQVVLAPTIDEEDGSELVPEQTIAYDALVMALGSQTNDFGTPGVAEHAIMLDTPAAAERFNKRFINSCLRAQARRKQAGEGRFTVTIIGGGATGVELSAELHMATRIMSSFGFANIHPERDLKIVIVDAAPRLLSALPERLSDAVALELRKMAVEIHANERVVDVSAAGVQMASGKFIPSDLVVWAAGIKAADFLKEIAGLESNRLNQLVVGRTLQASRDPSIFALGDCAACPLGDTGATVPPRAQSAHQQAMLLAKSIPLYLAGKPLPEFKYQDYGSLVSLGEYSTVGSLMGGIARGSLFIEGQFAKMMYWSLYKKHQVAVNGWFKTWLATWGEYIDRVSKPRIKLH; translated from the coding sequence ATGACGGCTTTAAAGCGCATCGTCATTGTTGGAGGCGGGGCTGGTGGTTTAGAGCTGGCGGTTAAATTAGGTGAAAAGCTGGGCCGTAAGGGTAAAGCGCATATCACTTTGATCGATGCAGCCCGTACCCATATCTGGAAGCCGCTGTTGCATCAGGTAGCGGCAGGTACTTTGGACAGCCATGCTGACGAGCTGGAATATATCGCGTTAGCCCGCTGGCATCATTTTGATTTTCGTCTTGGCCGTATGACAGGGTTGGATAGGGACACCAAGCAAGTGGTGCTGGCCCCGACGATCGATGAAGAAGATGGCAGTGAGCTCGTGCCTGAGCAGACCATTGCTTACGATGCTTTAGTCATGGCGCTGGGTAGCCAGACCAATGATTTTGGTACACCGGGCGTTGCCGAGCACGCCATTATGCTGGATACGCCGGCTGCGGCAGAGCGCTTTAATAAACGCTTTATCAATAGCTGCTTACGTGCACAGGCAAGGCGTAAACAGGCCGGTGAAGGCCGCTTTACCGTAACGATTATTGGAGGCGGCGCAACCGGGGTGGAGTTATCGGCCGAGCTGCATATGGCCACGCGCATTATGAGCAGCTTTGGTTTTGCCAATATTCACCCCGAGCGCGATTTAAAAATTGTGATTGTGGATGCTGCTCCCAGATTATTGTCGGCATTGCCGGAGCGGCTATCTGATGCAGTGGCGCTTGAGCTGCGCAAAATGGCGGTGGAAATTCATGCCAATGAGCGGGTGGTAGATGTGTCTGCTGCGGGGGTACAAATGGCCTCGGGCAAGTTTATCCCAAGCGATCTGGTGGTGTGGGCTGCAGGAATTAAGGCGGCAGATTTTCTTAAAGAGATTGCCGGGCTGGAGAGTAATCGCCTGAATCAGCTGGTAGTTGGCCGTACATTACAAGCTTCGCGTGACCCTAGTATTTTTGCGCTGGGCGATTGCGCTGCCTGCCCGCTGGGGGACACAGGAGCCACGGTGCCGCCACGTGCTCAATCTGCGCATCAGCAGGCGATGTTGCTGGCCAAAAGTATTCCCCTTTATTTAGCCGGCAAACCCCTGCCAGAATTTAAATATCAGGATTACGGCTCGCTGGTTTCCCTGGGTGAATACAGCACCGTGGGCAGCCTGATGGGGGGGATCGCCCGTGGCAGCTTATTTATCGAGGGCCAGTTTGCCAAAATGATGTACTGGTCACTGTATAAAAAGCACCAGGTGGCGGTGAATGGCTGGTTTAAAACCTGGCTGGCCACATGGGGTGAATATATTGACCGGGTGAGTAAGCCTAGAATTAAACTGCATTAA
- the selD gene encoding selenide, water dikinase SelD, which yields MSTKLTSLSHGGGCGCKIAPAVLSEMLSKLPAAALFPKLLVGTETSDDAAVYWLNDEQALVATTDFFMPIVDDAFDFGRIAATNAISDIYAMGGTPIMALAIVGMPVNLLPIEDIQQILAGGAAVCAEAGIPIAGGHSIDAPEPIYGLVAMGLVHPKQLKKNSDAKAGDVLILGKPLGIGILGTAMKKGLLDVAGYQQLIDTTTQLNKVGADLAKLPAVHALTDVTGFGLLGHLLEVCRGAHLTALVDASSLPMLSAAIGFAEQGIGPGAIERNLASFGHDVDFAAGVPAWQQRMLADAQTSGGLLVACAAGQADEVLAMFRQQGFAQAAVIGKLAAGDARVRVL from the coding sequence ATGAGTACAAAATTAACTTCTTTATCGCATGGCGGCGGTTGCGGCTGCAAAATCGCCCCGGCTGTTTTATCGGAAATGCTATCTAAATTGCCGGCGGCGGCTTTGTTTCCCAAGCTTTTGGTGGGTACGGAAACTTCGGACGATGCCGCCGTGTACTGGCTCAATGACGAGCAGGCCTTGGTCGCCACTACCGACTTTTTTATGCCGATTGTGGATGATGCCTTTGATTTTGGCCGCATTGCCGCTACCAATGCCATCTCTGATATCTACGCCATGGGCGGCACGCCGATTATGGCGCTGGCGATTGTCGGCATGCCGGTCAATCTGCTGCCAATTGAAGATATTCAGCAAATTCTGGCAGGTGGTGCCGCCGTGTGCGCTGAAGCAGGTATTCCTATTGCTGGCGGGCATTCGATTGATGCACCGGAGCCTATTTATGGCTTGGTGGCTATGGGGCTGGTGCATCCTAAGCAGCTTAAAAAGAACAGCGATGCCAAAGCGGGCGATGTGCTGATTCTAGGCAAGCCGCTGGGAATCGGTATTTTGGGCACCGCCATGAAAAAAGGCCTGCTGGATGTGGCGGGCTATCAGCAGCTGATTGATACCACTACCCAATTAAATAAGGTGGGGGCAGATTTAGCTAAGCTGCCTGCCGTACACGCACTGACCGACGTTACCGGCTTTGGCCTGCTGGGGCATCTTTTAGAAGTGTGTCGTGGCGCGCATTTAACGGCCCTGGTGGACGCCAGTAGCCTGCCCATGCTTTCTGCTGCTATTGGTTTTGCCGAGCAGGGTATTGGCCCGGGTGCCATTGAGCGTAATCTGGCCAGCTTTGGTCATGACGTTGATTTCGCGGCAGGGGTGCCAGCATGGCAGCAGCGCATGTTGGCCGATGCACAAACATCAGGTGGCTTGCTGGTGGCCTGCGCGGCCGGGCAGGCTGATGAAGTCTTGGCTATGTTCCGGCAGCAGGGCTTTGCTCAGGCTGCGGTGATCGGCAAGCTGGCAGCGGGCGATGCCAGGGTCAGGGTGCTGTAG
- a CDS encoding family 20 glycosylhydrolase — MQTQAKVISVLVSALFSGLAFASPSAESLAKQLKVHIDVKGAEAEKTCKQLGADWATCYRSTITLSNTGSALNDKNFSIIIPSPRRILSVAGDQFKIEHITGDLNRLTPTDKFMGIAAGKSIQIDLISEYWHVSDYDTFPRWMVSANGQTKTIKNTDTEDVTRFATPLSTAQAKRASSDENLILDTLKRYDVYTAKMDEAGAKDRIIPAPIEQKINKPDSVSIKNGLFLNNIDTADHARSVFANSLKKYQLLAQKKEQALVVNVAVAQDKIQLAAAKKAGGYTLMIKDGVAQVYGFDAAGAMNGFNSLLSLVDIKSKDNLSEMVVNDAPRYEYRGMMLDSARNFKSKQHVFNLIEQMSELKLNKLHLHLSDDEGWRLQINGLDELTSVGAQRGFNSKNEQTQLLPQLGHGTEAQKSDGFYTRADFIEILKYAKDRNIEVIPEIDMPGHSRAAVVSMEARYNHLMKSGNKKAAEQYRLLDPTDTSQVTTVQFYDKQGFMNVCLPSAKNFAKKVIAEVNAMYAEAGLQLTTWHYGGDEAKNIMLGGGYASAADAKPGQGIIDKKAQNFPYEKSQACQALVKNGTVASFDGLTSWFGKEINKELVPHQINSFQSWQDGLTHLKSASEMTVKPTVNVWDTLFWGGTEVVSKFNQKGFDIVLSNPDYLYLDMPNEIDPSERGYYWAARANPLKKIFSFAPGNLAQNAETSVDRDGKAMTITSPTTAPNIKGISGHLWSETQRTDEQAEYMIYPRIFALAERAWNKPGWEKFQANTVYSKESKHVDKQALENDYSRFVNAIGARGLEKLDAHQIKYRLPKVGSKVVDGVLHANTEIPNVQIQYSTDGKQWSVYDANHKPAVSGSLYVRTSNADQSHPRFGQVSKVQ; from the coding sequence ATGCAAACTCAAGCTAAAGTAATTTCAGTATTAGTCAGCGCCCTATTTTCAGGCTTAGCTTTTGCCAGCCCAAGTGCCGAGTCATTAGCAAAGCAATTAAAAGTGCATATTGATGTTAAAGGGGCTGAAGCAGAGAAAACCTGTAAGCAGCTGGGTGCAGATTGGGCAACTTGCTATCGTTCTACCATTACCTTGAGTAATACCGGCAGTGCTTTAAATGATAAAAATTTCTCGATTATTATTCCTTCGCCAAGAAGAATATTGTCTGTTGCTGGTGATCAATTTAAAATTGAGCATATCACTGGCGATTTAAACCGTTTAACTCCCACAGATAAATTCATGGGTATTGCTGCAGGTAAAAGTATTCAAATTGATTTAATCAGTGAGTACTGGCATGTGAGTGATTACGATACTTTCCCGCGCTGGATGGTGAGTGCCAACGGCCAGACAAAAACTATCAAAAATACAGACACAGAAGATGTGACCCGGTTTGCCACGCCCTTGAGCACCGCCCAGGCCAAGCGCGCCAGCTCTGATGAAAACCTGATTCTTGACACTTTAAAACGTTATGATGTTTACACCGCAAAAATGGATGAAGCTGGAGCTAAGGATCGGATTATTCCTGCGCCAATCGAGCAAAAAATAAACAAACCAGATAGCGTTTCCATCAAAAATGGTTTGTTCTTAAATAACATAGATACGGCAGATCATGCCAGATCAGTATTTGCAAATTCACTAAAGAAATATCAGCTGCTGGCTCAGAAGAAAGAACAGGCATTAGTGGTAAATGTTGCTGTGGCTCAGGATAAAATCCAATTAGCTGCGGCAAAAAAAGCAGGCGGTTACACTTTAATGATTAAAGATGGCGTAGCGCAAGTTTATGGTTTTGATGCTGCGGGTGCAATGAATGGTTTTAATTCCCTGCTTTCTCTGGTAGATATTAAATCCAAAGATAATCTGTCAGAAATGGTAGTGAATGATGCGCCACGCTATGAATACCGTGGCATGATGCTGGATTCTGCACGTAATTTTAAATCCAAACAGCATGTGTTTAATTTAATTGAGCAGATGAGCGAATTGAAATTAAACAAGCTGCATCTACATTTAAGCGATGATGAAGGCTGGCGCCTGCAAATTAATGGCCTGGATGAATTAACCAGCGTAGGTGCCCAGCGCGGCTTTAATTCTAAAAATGAGCAAACTCAATTATTACCCCAGCTGGGCCATGGTACTGAGGCGCAAAAATCAGATGGTTTTTATACCCGTGCTGATTTCATTGAAATCTTGAAATACGCTAAAGACAGAAATATTGAAGTGATTCCAGAAATTGATATGCCTGGGCATTCCAGAGCCGCCGTGGTGTCAATGGAGGCGCGTTACAATCATCTAATGAAAAGTGGTAATAAAAAAGCCGCAGAGCAATATCGCTTATTAGACCCGACGGATACCTCGCAGGTTACTACTGTTCAGTTTTATGATAAGCAAGGCTTTATGAATGTTTGCCTGCCTTCGGCAAAAAACTTTGCTAAAAAAGTAATTGCCGAAGTGAATGCAATGTATGCCGAAGCGGGTCTTCAATTAACAACCTGGCATTACGGTGGTGATGAGGCCAAAAATATTATGCTGGGTGGTGGTTATGCCAGTGCTGCAGATGCAAAGCCGGGCCAGGGGATTATTGATAAAAAGGCACAGAACTTCCCTTACGAGAAATCCCAGGCCTGCCAGGCGCTGGTGAAAAACGGCACGGTGGCTTCATTTGATGGCTTAACTTCCTGGTTCGGTAAAGAAATCAATAAAGAGCTGGTTCCGCATCAGATTAACTCATTCCAAAGCTGGCAAGATGGTTTGACTCATCTGAAGAGCGCCAGCGAAATGACGGTTAAACCAACTGTTAATGTCTGGGATACTTTATTCTGGGGCGGAACCGAGGTTGTTTCGAAGTTTAATCAAAAAGGCTTTGATATCGTTTTATCCAATCCGGATTATTTATATCTGGATATGCCTAATGAAATTGATCCATCAGAACGTGGTTATTATTGGGCAGCCCGTGCTAATCCATTGAAAAAAATCTTCTCTTTTGCCCCGGGTAATCTGGCGCAAAATGCAGAGACCAGCGTGGATCGCGATGGTAAGGCGATGACGATTACTTCGCCAACAACAGCGCCAAATATTAAAGGGATTTCCGGCCATTTATGGTCTGAAACGCAAAGAACGGATGAGCAGGCTGAATATATGATTTATCCGCGCATCTTTGCGCTGGCAGAGCGGGCCTGGAATAAACCAGGCTGGGAAAAATTCCAGGCTAATACGGTGTATTCCAAAGAAAGCAAGCATGTAGATAAGCAAGCCCTGGAAAATGATTACAGCCGGTTTGTGAATGCAATTGGGGCGCGAGGCTTAGAAAAGCTTGATGCTCATCAGATTAAATACCGTTTGCCAAAAGTTGGCTCGAAAGTAGTAGATGGTGTGTTGCACGCTAATACCGAGATCCCAAATGTGCAGATCCAGTATTCAACTGATGGTAAGCAGTGGTCAGTTTACGATGCAAATCATAAGCCTGCAGTAAGTGGCAGCTTGTATGTGCGAACCAGCAATGCTGATCAGAGCCATCCTCGCTTTGGCCAGGTCTCTAAAGTGCAATAA
- a CDS encoding methyl-accepting chemotaxis protein has product MNAAIEAARAGEQGRGFSVVADEVRKLAERTSQSTLEIATMVGQIQSGTREAIVQMESGVQQANASVVLANEAGTAIEDIRLGAEQVRSVVDSISSAIREQSMATTEIAKAVEQIAQRAEAEAQEIQLSARSAQDLQNLSARLHQSVQRFRL; this is encoded by the coding sequence TTGAATGCTGCAATTGAAGCGGCCAGAGCGGGTGAGCAAGGCCGAGGTTTTTCTGTGGTTGCCGATGAGGTGCGTAAACTGGCTGAGCGCACCAGCCAGTCAACTTTAGAGATTGCAACGATGGTTGGGCAGATCCAATCCGGTACGCGGGAAGCGATTGTGCAAATGGAAAGCGGTGTGCAGCAGGCAAATGCGAGTGTGGTGCTGGCTAATGAAGCAGGTACCGCAATCGAGGATATTCGGCTTGGGGCAGAGCAGGTGCGTAGTGTAGTTGACAGTATCAGTAGTGCGATTCGTGAGCAGAGTATGGCAACGACGGAGATAGCCAAAGCTGTAGAGCAGATTGCCCAGCGGGCAGAAGCAGAAGCGCAGGAAATTCAGCTAAGCGCCCGTTCGGCACAGGATCTGCAAAACTTGTCTGCTCGCTTACATCAGTCGGTGCAAAGGTTCAGGTTGTAG